In one window of Mobiluncus massiliensis DNA:
- a CDS encoding CDGSH iron-sulfur domain-containing protein yields the protein MSQSAKGMGIKVSAGGPYLVSGGVPLREARIHPDGSGYTWDPGRALPQSETYALCRCGLSHDKPFCDGSHHQVDFAGTETANHQPYTERIDIVEGPQLRMGDDGRCAYARFCHGPAGDAWTQVATAQTPAEVAAATKVIDECPAGRLTRLDPQGAVQEPDLEPLVVVAQDPQNECSAGIYVQGGIPLTDANGETYPVQNRYVLCRCADTKNTPFCDASHVNIGFDDGYING from the coding sequence ATGTCTCAGTCAGCAAAGGGAATGGGAATCAAAGTCAGCGCGGGTGGGCCCTACCTGGTGTCCGGCGGGGTACCGCTGCGAGAAGCGCGGATTCATCCCGATGGGTCGGGCTACACCTGGGATCCGGGTCGCGCCCTGCCTCAGAGCGAAACTTACGCCCTGTGCCGCTGCGGATTGTCGCATGACAAGCCGTTTTGTGACGGTTCGCATCATCAGGTGGACTTTGCGGGTACGGAAACGGCCAATCACCAGCCTTATACCGAACGTATCGACATTGTGGAAGGCCCCCAGTTGCGGATGGGCGACGATGGGCGCTGCGCTTACGCCCGGTTCTGTCACGGGCCTGCCGGGGATGCGTGGACGCAGGTCGCCACGGCGCAAACTCCGGCTGAGGTGGCGGCGGCCACCAAGGTGATTGACGAATGTCCGGCGGGCCGTTTGACGCGCCTGGATCCACAGGGTGCCGTGCAGGAACCGGATTTGGAGCCGTTGGTGGTCGTCGCCCAAGACCCTCAAAATGAGTGTTCTGCCGGAATCTACGTCCAGGGCGGGATTCCGCTGACGGACGCGAACGGTGAAACCTACCCGGTGCAAAATCGCTATGTGCTCTGCCGGTGTGCGGACACCAAGAACACCCCGTTTTGTGATGCCAGCCACGTGAATATCGGCTTCGATGACGGGTATATCAACGGCTGA
- a CDS encoding flagellin, translating to MTTLSVDGYSVAMSPGMSAAGFSAPDTDDFAEPFQNRSAGTSSSGAESRADAPLSLGESSDADLSLDSLPGFSRSGVAGASGTADSPGASGSPRAAGAAGSSGADSAPGKSPAAAGAYSRYAVLVPLGGAPRANASRGGAPRSIATNVMALNAYRYNVSAEQILHQSLQRLSSGKRINSAADDASGLALVQGLKTQVLGNRQAIKNAQDGISLTQTAEGVLSTVHDMLQRMRQLAVQGANDTYSVSARVQIGSEMDAIRVEIGRIGQVTEAMGRRILGGKYVEPADALRFQVGANASDAEVIAITFVDVTDIAKNQIGHIPQDANHEAFQRSIENIDDQIQVISGARATLGALMNRFEHTINNLNVSVENLCAAQSRMQDADMAAESVNFMRGRILSQSSRAVLSQALSAPRGVLSLLSAA from the coding sequence ATGACCACGTTAAGTGTGGATGGATACTCCGTCGCCATGTCGCCAGGCATGTCAGCGGCGGGTTTTTCTGCGCCCGACACCGATGATTTTGCCGAGCCTTTTCAGAATCGGTCTGCTGGTACGTCCTCGTCTGGCGCCGAGTCCCGCGCTGATGCGCCCTTGTCACTGGGAGAGTCCTCCGATGCGGATCTTTCCCTCGACTCTCTACCTGGATTTTCCCGTTCCGGCGTGGCTGGTGCGTCCGGCACGGCTGATTCGCCCGGTGCGTCCGGTTCGCCTCGCGCGGCTGGTGCTGCTGGTTCGTCTGGCGCGGATTCCGCTCCCGGCAAGTCCCCGGCTGCGGCGGGGGCCTACTCGCGTTACGCCGTGCTGGTCCCCCTGGGGGGCGCGCCGCGTGCCAACGCTAGCCGCGGGGGAGCTCCGCGCAGCATCGCCACCAACGTGATGGCTCTCAATGCTTACCGCTATAACGTGAGCGCGGAACAGATTTTGCACCAGTCTCTGCAGCGTCTGTCCTCGGGGAAACGCATCAACTCGGCCGCCGATGATGCTTCCGGCTTGGCTCTGGTGCAGGGGCTGAAAACTCAGGTCCTCGGCAACCGTCAGGCGATTAAGAACGCCCAGGACGGGATTTCCCTGACCCAGACGGCAGAAGGCGTGTTGTCTACGGTTCACGATATGCTCCAGCGGATGCGCCAGCTGGCGGTCCAGGGTGCTAACGACACGTATTCCGTGTCCGCCCGGGTGCAAATCGGTTCTGAGATGGACGCTATCCGCGTGGAAATCGGGCGAATTGGCCAGGTCACCGAGGCGATGGGGCGGCGGATTTTGGGCGGTAAATACGTGGAGCCCGCCGATGCGCTGCGTTTCCAGGTTGGCGCGAACGCCTCAGATGCGGAAGTCATCGCCATCACCTTTGTTGATGTCACCGACATCGCCAAGAATCAGATTGGCCACATTCCCCAGGATGCCAACCACGAGGCATTCCAGCGCTCTATCGAGAATATCGATGATCAGATTCAGGTCATTTCCGGGGCTCGCGCCACACTCGGCGCGTTGATGAATCGCTTCGAACACACGATTAATAACTTGAACGTCTCGGTGGAAAACCTCTGTGCCGCCCAAAGCCGCATGCAGGATGCAGACATGGCGGCCGAATCCGTGAACTTTATGCGGGGCCGGATTCTGAGCCAATCTTCCCGCGCGGTATTGTCTCAGGCGCTGTCCGCTCCCCGTGGAGTGCTGTCGTTGCTGAGTGCTGCCTAG